A DNA window from Guyparkeria halophila contains the following coding sequences:
- a CDS encoding fumarylacetoacetate hydrolase family protein, with the protein MKLLTYSIDGESRVGAWWDSASIVELSVAASEFPDSMLGLIQEWGAWKDRLPELIEQGPRRSLSDVRLEAPIPVPPRDILCVGKNYADHVNEVKALGYGSIPSHPIVFSKATTTINRPEGLVDISADPTETTDYEGELAVIIGEGGRYIDERDARDHVFGYTLINDVSSRDLQGRHVQWFLGKSIDGYAPMGPVVVTEGEAGAIRDWQLQTHVNGELRQDAAISQMIFSVSEIIATVSRYVTLMPGDIIATGTPSGVGAGHEPPVYLKPGDEVVVSCEVIGELRSRFV; encoded by the coding sequence ATGAAGCTGCTGACATATTCGATCGACGGTGAGTCCCGCGTAGGGGCGTGGTGGGATAGTGCCTCGATTGTGGAGTTGTCTGTCGCCGCCAGCGAGTTCCCGGACTCGATGTTGGGCTTGATCCAAGAGTGGGGTGCCTGGAAGGATCGGTTGCCCGAGTTGATCGAGCAAGGCCCGCGGCGCTCACTGTCCGACGTGCGTCTCGAGGCGCCGATTCCGGTCCCACCGCGCGACATTCTGTGTGTGGGAAAGAACTACGCCGATCATGTCAACGAGGTGAAGGCGTTGGGATACGGCTCGATTCCGAGTCACCCGATCGTGTTCTCCAAGGCGACGACCACGATCAATCGACCTGAAGGCTTGGTGGATATTTCGGCCGACCCGACCGAGACCACCGATTACGAAGGCGAGTTGGCCGTCATCATCGGGGAGGGCGGACGGTATATCGATGAACGTGATGCGCGCGATCACGTCTTTGGCTACACGCTGATCAATGACGTCTCGTCGCGCGACCTGCAGGGCCGGCACGTGCAGTGGTTTCTCGGCAAGAGCATCGATGGTTATGCGCCGATGGGGCCGGTGGTCGTCACCGAGGGCGAGGCCGGCGCCATCCGCGACTGGCAGTTGCAGACTCACGTCAATGGCGAACTGCGCCAGGATGCGGCCATCAGCCAGATGATCTTTTCGGTTTCCGAGATCATCGCCACGGTTTCGCGGTATGTGACGCTGATGCCGGGCGACATTATCGCTACCGGGACGCCGTCGGGCGTGGGCGCCGGGCATGAACCGCCGGTCTACCTCAAGCCGGGCGATGAAGTGGTGGTGAGCTGCGAGGTGATCGGGGAGTTACGCTCGCGGTTTGTATGA
- a CDS encoding MBL fold metallo-hydrolase, which produces MMRLSFHGANRGVTGSCHLLELDGLKVLIDCGLFQGGREIDEENAAEFGFEPSEIDLLLLTHAHLDHCGRIPLLVKRGFTGEIIATPATRELARVILLDAAHLQEEEAERNARKAKRRGKRAEGPLYGELDALNAMDLFGRRAHYEEPVDLSTGVSATFYDAGHILGSSSIRVTYRDDEQDKAIIFSGDLGSSNRPMLRDPHVPPAAETVVMETTYGDRDHKPLGPSIQEFYGAINESMARGGNVIIPTFALERAQELLYHLREGIESGALPKTLQVFLDSPMAISATEIFRHHPDCYDEDAQALFARGIDPFWFPGVHFTRETADSMALNRLAGGAVIMAGSGMCTGGRVRHHLRHNLWKRESSVIFVGFAAPGTLARRIIDSSKQEDKKPQVRLFGDDIPVNARIYTINGFSAHADRDELLAWHGAIKPDRTILVHGEEKAMAAFAETLHGTKVLMPEQGESIDL; this is translated from the coding sequence ATGATGCGGTTGTCTTTTCATGGAGCGAACCGGGGTGTCACCGGCTCCTGTCACCTACTGGAACTCGACGGGCTCAAGGTCCTCATCGACTGCGGGCTGTTCCAGGGCGGACGGGAGATCGACGAGGAGAATGCGGCGGAATTCGGCTTCGAGCCGAGCGAGATCGATCTCCTGCTGCTGACCCACGCCCATCTCGATCACTGCGGGCGCATCCCGCTGCTGGTCAAACGTGGCTTCACCGGCGAGATCATCGCCACGCCGGCCACGCGCGAGCTCGCCCGCGTGATCCTGCTCGATGCCGCCCATCTGCAGGAGGAAGAGGCCGAACGCAACGCCCGCAAGGCCAAGCGACGCGGCAAGCGCGCCGAGGGACCGTTGTATGGTGAACTCGACGCCCTCAATGCCATGGACCTGTTCGGTCGCCGGGCCCATTACGAGGAGCCGGTTGATCTGTCGACGGGCGTCAGCGCCACCTTCTACGACGCCGGACACATTCTGGGCTCATCAAGTATCCGCGTGACCTACCGCGACGACGAGCAAGACAAGGCGATCATCTTCTCCGGCGATCTGGGCAGCAGCAATCGCCCCATGCTGCGCGATCCCCATGTGCCGCCGGCCGCGGAAACCGTGGTCATGGAGACCACCTACGGCGATCGTGATCACAAGCCGCTGGGCCCGTCGATCCAGGAATTCTACGGCGCCATCAACGAATCGATGGCGCGCGGTGGCAACGTCATCATCCCGACCTTCGCCCTCGAGCGGGCCCAGGAACTCCTCTATCACCTGCGCGAAGGCATCGAGTCCGGCGCCCTGCCGAAAACGTTGCAGGTGTTTCTCGACTCGCCGATGGCCATTTCGGCCACCGAGATCTTCCGGCATCACCCGGATTGCTACGACGAGGATGCCCAGGCCTTGTTCGCCCGGGGCATCGACCCGTTCTGGTTCCCCGGCGTGCACTTCACCCGCGAGACGGCCGACTCGATGGCACTCAACCGGCTGGCCGGCGGCGCGGTGATCATGGCCGGATCCGGCATGTGCACCGGCGGCCGGGTACGCCACCACCTGCGCCACAACCTGTGGAAACGCGAATCGAGCGTGATCTTCGTCGGCTTCGCCGCCCCCGGCACCCTCGCCCGCCGCATCATCGACAGCAGCAAGCAGGAAGACAAGAAGCCGCAGGTACGCCTGTTCGGCGACGACATCCCCGTCAACGCCCGGATCTACACCATCAACGGATTTTCCGCCCACGCCGACCGCGACGAACTGCTGGCCTGGCACGGCGCGATCAAGCCAGATCGAACCATCCTCGTCCACGGCGAGGAAAAGGCGATGGCCGCCTTCGCCGAGACGCTACATGGCACGAAGGTGTTGATGCCGGAACAGGGGGAGTCAATCGACCTTTGA
- a CDS encoding DUF3301 domain-containing protein — MWTLGDVFILILVLAAVGLWVQHDRFRRRALSLARQATEKADVQLLDQSVSLRRVGLGRDDRGWPLITRRFGFEFSRSGFDRYRGHVAFRGQHLTEVELDLGDPHWRHEKN; from the coding sequence ATGTGGACCCTTGGGGACGTATTCATCTTGATCCTGGTGCTGGCCGCGGTCGGCCTCTGGGTGCAGCACGATCGGTTTCGTCGCCGGGCCTTGTCGTTGGCGCGCCAGGCAACCGAAAAGGCCGATGTGCAGCTGCTCGATCAGAGCGTGAGTCTGCGCCGGGTCGGGCTGGGCCGGGATGATCGGGGCTGGCCGCTGATCACGCGTCGGTTCGGGTTCGAGTTCTCGCGCAGCGGGTTCGATCGTTATCGGGGCCACGTGGCGTTTCGCGGCCAGCATCTGACCGAGGTCGAACTCGATCTCGGGGATCCGCACTGGCGCCACGAGAAGAACTGA
- a CDS encoding DUF3024 domain-containing protein → MALSELDQRRIEKQVGEFVEARRPPSEIRPQLDIGYRLDRQAVELFEVRRSMRGHRIEEEFARLVYVKSRDVWKLYWTRADLRWHRYTPFPESTRLDLLLQEIDEDPNACFFG, encoded by the coding sequence ATGGCATTGAGCGAGCTGGACCAGCGCCGCATCGAGAAACAGGTCGGCGAATTCGTCGAGGCGCGTCGGCCGCCGTCAGAGATTCGCCCCCAGCTCGATATTGGCTATCGACTGGATCGGCAGGCCGTCGAGTTGTTCGAGGTGCGCCGGTCGATGCGGGGGCATCGGATCGAGGAAGAGTTCGCCCGGCTGGTGTACGTGAAGTCACGTGATGTCTGGAAGCTTTACTGGACGCGTGCCGATTTGAGGTGGCATCGCTACACGCCGTTTCCGGAGTCGACCCGGCTGGACCTGTTGCTGCAGGAGATCGACGAGGATCCCAACGCCTGTTTTTTTGGGTGA
- a CDS encoding DEAD/DEAH box helicase, whose product MSDTPATEQPSVRFADLDLSPAIQQAIQDVGYETPSPIQAQSIPPLLEGRDLIGMAQTGTGKTAAFSLPLLSRIDTSIRAPQMLVLAPTRELAIQVAEAMANYARHLPDFHIAPIYGGQAMFQQRKLLDRGVHVVVGTPGRIQDHLRRGTLRFDQIRMVVLDEADEMLRMGFIDDVDAILAEVPAERQVALFSATMPEPIRRIAQRHLRDPQEIKIKASTSTVSAIRQRFWPVSGMHKPDALTRILEVEDFDAAIIFVRTRQATNDLAERLKARGHSAAALSGEMGQAEREKTVEKLKNGQLDMIVATDVAARGLDVPRISHVINYDIPYDTEAYVHRIGRTGRAGRSGEAILFVTPREKRMLKAIERATRQPIEQMRLPSATDIASKRSSQLKDQITEVREAEDLTPFVEMLNDYQNEHDIEMAEVAAALAFLLQKDRPVIAEQIKEMAPPPAMQERDSGPRDDSDKIRYRINVGREHGVTPGNIVGALTNEGGINGKQIGAIEIEQDHSFVDLPAGMPDRLVQQMSNIHLFGIKLGLQAIGPAPAGRPRRKPRGPGGPGGPGGHPGKGRPPRRNFDRR is encoded by the coding sequence ATGTCCGATACCCCCGCCACCGAGCAACCCTCGGTTCGCTTTGCCGATCTCGATCTGAGCCCTGCCATCCAGCAGGCGATCCAGGACGTCGGCTACGAAACCCCCTCCCCGATCCAGGCGCAGAGCATCCCGCCGCTGCTGGAAGGCCGCGACCTGATCGGCATGGCCCAGACGGGCACCGGCAAGACCGCCGCGTTCTCGCTGCCGCTGTTGAGCCGTATCGACACCTCCATCCGCGCCCCGCAGATGCTGGTGCTCGCCCCGACCCGCGAACTGGCCATCCAGGTCGCCGAGGCGATGGCGAACTACGCCCGCCACCTGCCGGACTTCCACATCGCGCCGATCTACGGCGGACAGGCCATGTTCCAGCAGCGCAAGCTGCTCGACCGTGGCGTGCACGTGGTCGTCGGCACCCCGGGCCGCATCCAGGATCACCTGCGTCGCGGCACCCTGCGGTTCGACCAGATCCGCATGGTCGTCCTCGACGAGGCCGACGAGATGCTGCGCATGGGCTTTATCGATGACGTCGATGCCATCCTCGCCGAGGTGCCGGCCGAACGCCAGGTGGCCCTGTTCTCGGCCACCATGCCGGAGCCGATCCGTCGCATCGCCCAGCGTCACCTGCGCGACCCGCAGGAAATCAAGATCAAGGCCAGCACCAGCACCGTTTCGGCGATCCGCCAGCGGTTCTGGCCGGTCTCTGGCATGCACAAGCCCGACGCGCTGACCCGCATTCTCGAGGTCGAGGACTTCGATGCGGCGATCATCTTCGTGCGCACCCGTCAGGCCACCAACGACCTGGCCGAACGCCTCAAGGCACGGGGCCATTCGGCCGCGGCCCTGTCGGGCGAGATGGGCCAGGCCGAGCGGGAAAAGACGGTCGAGAAGCTCAAGAACGGCCAGCTCGACATGATCGTCGCCACCGACGTCGCCGCCCGCGGCCTGGACGTGCCGCGCATCAGCCATGTCATCAACTACGACATCCCCTACGACACCGAGGCCTACGTTCACCGTATCGGCCGCACCGGCCGTGCCGGGCGCTCGGGCGAGGCGATCCTGTTCGTCACCCCGCGCGAGAAGCGCATGCTCAAGGCCATCGAGCGGGCCACGCGCCAGCCGATCGAGCAGATGCGCCTGCCGAGCGCGACCGACATCGCCAGCAAGCGCAGCTCGCAGCTCAAGGACCAGATCACCGAGGTCCGGGAGGCCGAAGACCTGACACCGTTCGTCGAGATGTTGAACGACTACCAGAACGAGCACGACATCGAGATGGCGGAAGTCGCCGCCGCGCTGGCCTTCCTGCTGCAGAAGGATCGCCCGGTGATCGCCGAGCAGATCAAGGAAATGGCCCCGCCGCCGGCGATGCAGGAACGTGACAGCGGCCCGCGCGACGATTCCGACAAGATCCGCTATCGCATCAACGTCGGCCGCGAGCACGGCGTCACGCCGGGCAATATCGTCGGCGCGCTGACCAACGAGGGCGGCATCAACGGCAAGCAGATCGGTGCGATCGAGATCGAGCAGGATCACAGCTTCGTCGACCTGCCCGCCGGCATGCCCGACCGCCTGGTCCAGCAGATGAGCAACATCCACCTGTTCGGCATCAAGCTCGGCTTGCAGGCGATCGGCCCGGCCCCCGCCGGCCGACCGCGCCGCAAACCCCGCGGCCCCGGTGGCCCGGGTGGCCCGGGTGGTCACCCCGGCAAGGGGCGCCCGCCGCGGCGCAATTTCGACCGTCGATAA
- a CDS encoding mechanosensitive ion channel family protein produces the protein MIALLAVAVPSCAASAGALPSGSESSSAADTSADQSPQLNLDAQLYGADGELRDAAIGDLGNPRGALMNLLSAAGGGDYRQAVKSLQLPGDMTDAEAEDIAGKLTYVLRQRLRLEADVLPDRADGLRKEERERGRSPRESILLTEFEVGGERIPVRLVRTDTDEGPRWLFDSQTVAGTDTLYDHTGMGRVISVLPFYRIKYEMLGTDVFRLGLAVLGLAISAILAALIRRVALRMMRRLLPTDVVSDWLPFLERYLSHGFLSLLFFALLGSLSRPLILLPPRWNELYDSLVFVGVVASVTWLLINAVRMYFSTYGQRKLRRLEGKSIFSARTYHTKMTVLSRSLIGVIFFVGTVVALSTFDWFASLGLSLLASAGLISVVIGIGAQRTIANLFAGLQVALTQPMRIGDMVIFKGDWGYIENITYTYVVIRIWDLRRLTVPTTMLIDEPVYNYSHASEEGDLKVYGEVYLYLDYSVPIDRIREKLVELVKDDDNHDGEVASVLVTDCRDWNVEVRALVSATDGLAAWYLRCKVREGLIRFLQDLDGGRYLPRSRVVLERERADDSSGEPSAGDSEERPRQSQEERRGVGERPDDLLEDD, from the coding sequence GTGATCGCGCTTCTGGCGGTGGCCGTGCCGTCGTGCGCGGCATCGGCCGGCGCGCTGCCGTCAGGATCGGAATCGTCGAGTGCAGCCGACACGAGCGCCGATCAGTCGCCTCAACTGAATCTCGACGCGCAACTGTACGGTGCCGACGGGGAGCTGCGTGATGCCGCGATAGGCGATCTCGGCAATCCCCGCGGGGCCCTGATGAATCTGTTGTCGGCGGCCGGCGGGGGCGACTATCGACAGGCGGTCAAATCACTGCAACTGCCGGGCGACATGACCGACGCCGAGGCCGAGGACATCGCCGGCAAGCTCACCTACGTGCTCAGGCAGCGGCTTCGGCTGGAAGCGGACGTGTTGCCCGACCGTGCCGACGGCTTGCGCAAGGAGGAACGCGAACGGGGGCGGTCACCTCGCGAGTCGATCCTGTTGACGGAGTTCGAGGTCGGGGGAGAGCGGATACCGGTCCGTCTCGTGCGAACGGACACCGACGAGGGCCCACGCTGGCTGTTCGATTCGCAGACCGTGGCGGGGACCGACACGCTCTACGACCACACCGGGATGGGGCGGGTGATCTCGGTATTGCCGTTCTACCGGATCAAGTACGAAATGCTGGGCACCGATGTGTTCCGGCTGGGGCTGGCGGTCCTCGGGCTCGCGATCAGCGCGATCCTGGCCGCCCTGATTCGGCGTGTCGCGCTTCGGATGATGCGGCGGCTCCTGCCGACCGACGTCGTCTCCGACTGGTTGCCATTTCTGGAGCGCTATCTCAGTCACGGATTCCTGTCGCTGCTGTTCTTCGCGCTGCTCGGCTCGTTGTCCAGACCCTTGATCCTGTTGCCACCCCGCTGGAACGAGCTGTACGACTCGCTGGTGTTCGTCGGCGTGGTGGCCTCGGTGACGTGGTTGCTGATCAACGCGGTGCGCATGTACTTCTCCACCTACGGTCAGCGCAAGTTGCGGCGACTGGAGGGCAAGAGCATCTTCTCCGCCCGCACGTACCACACCAAGATGACGGTCCTCAGCCGGTCGCTGATCGGCGTGATCTTCTTTGTGGGCACGGTTGTGGCGCTCTCGACCTTCGACTGGTTTGCCTCGCTGGGGCTCTCGCTGCTGGCCTCGGCCGGCCTGATCAGTGTCGTGATCGGCATCGGTGCCCAGCGAACCATCGCCAACCTGTTTGCCGGCCTGCAGGTGGCGCTCACCCAGCCGATGCGCATCGGCGACATGGTGATCTTCAAGGGCGACTGGGGCTACATCGAGAACATCACCTACACCTACGTGGTGATACGCATCTGGGACCTGCGACGACTTACGGTGCCGACCACGATGCTGATCGACGAGCCGGTCTACAACTATTCGCATGCCAGCGAGGAGGGTGATCTCAAGGTCTACGGCGAGGTCTATCTGTATCTGGACTACAGCGTGCCGATCGATCGGATCCGGGAGAAGCTGGTCGAACTGGTCAAGGACGACGACAACCACGACGGCGAGGTAGCCAGCGTGCTGGTGACGGATTGCCGTGACTGGAACGTCGAGGTGCGGGCCCTGGTAAGCGCAACCGACGGTCTGGCCGCCTGGTATCTGCGCTGCAAGGTGCGGGAGGGGTTGATCCGCTTTCTGCAGGATCTCGACGGCGGTCGGTATCTGCCCCGGTCGCGGGTGGTGCTCGAGCGAGAGCGCGCCGATGACTCAAGTGGGGAGCCAAGTGCCGGGGATAGCGAGGAGCGGCCGCGTCAGTCGCAGGAGGAGCGTCGTGGGGTTGGCGAGCGCCCCGACGACCTCCTCGAGGATGACTGA